DNA sequence from the Desulfovibrio sp. ZJ209 genome:
CGCCACGCACAGCAGCTGGTGGGCGGCGTTGCGCCAGAAATCAAAGGGGATGAAGCGCGAGGCCAGCCAGAGATAGACGTTCACGGTCACGCACTGCACGGCCACGGTCTTGACGGCGAGGCCCGTGGCACCGAGGTTGAGGCCGCCGAGATGGGCCGGCGCCAGCAGGAACCACGCCGTCGCGAAACCGTAGACGCACTCCAGCGCCGCCATGTTGCGCAAAACACGCGTGCGCCCCGTGGCGTGGAACACCGAGCCCGCAAGCTGGCCGTACGCCTGGTGCAGCGGATAGAGCGCCATGATCTGCACCGGCAAGAGCGCGGCCGCGAACTCGGCGCCGCCGAAAAAGTCCACGAGGGCCGCGCCCTCGGCGAGCGTGAAACAGGAAAAATACGCGGCCACGGCATAGAGCAGCGGCGCGAAGCGCGTGAGCAGGCGGCCCATGGCCGAAACATCCTTCTCGCCCCAGGCGATGGAGAGCTCGCGCATGACGAGCGGCGTCATGGCCGAGACAAAGAGGAAGCAGGCCATGCTCACCTTTTGCGACAGCGCGAAAAAGCCCTGCTGGGCGCTGCCGTCGAACCACTGGAGCAGCCAGCGCTCGGCGGTGAGCATGGAGAAGGAGAGCAGGGCCTGCACGAACAGCGGGTGGCTGTAGTCGAAAAATTCGCGGCCATAGGCGCGCATCTGGGCCCTGTCGGGCTTGAGGCGCAGGGGCACGCCGCGCTCAAGCCAGTGGCGGCGGCTCACCAGCCAGAAGGCCAGCGCCGTGGCGCCGAGCATGAGGTATTGCTGCGCGAAGAGGCTTCCGATGGTGAGCCAATCGCCCCAGAAGAGCACGCCGAGCAGGGCCACGGCGAGGAGCGAGATGACGGTGCGCGCGAGCTCCGAGGGGATGGTGGCGCCGAGGGCGTCGTTCATGGAGCGCAAAACCCGCCCCCACCATGTCAAAAAGGCCCAGAGCGCGGCCAGCGGCGCGAGCCAGAGCGGCACCCCGGGCATGAGCAGGCCGCCCACGGGCGGCCAGAGCATGAGCAGGGCGCAAAGGCCGCTCACCACGGCCACGGCGAGGCTCACGCGCAGGTAGAAGCCGGCGAGCGCCGTCTCGTCCCGGCGGCGCGACAGGGCATTGTAAAAACAGGTGGAGGTGCCCATGTCGAGAAAGCCGGAGAGCTGCTGGAAAAGATTGGTGGCAAAGCTGTAATTGCCGTACATCCGCGGCCCGAGGGCGCGCGGCAGGATGGCCTCCATGGCGAGGTAGACCGGGACGGAGGCCATGTTGGCCAAGAGCTTGAAGCCGTAACGGCGCGCCAGCGTGGGCGTTGGTTTTTGCATGGCGGTGCGTGGGGGATACGGGGCGTCTGGCCCCGTCCGCAGAGAGTGGCATTGTCTTGCATGGATGGCAAGGGGCGGCCTCCGGAAATGGCGGGGAGCGCGCTTACGGGGGTTTCCCGTGGCCCCCGCGCCCTCCCCTGCCCGCG
Encoded proteins:
- a CDS encoding lipopolysaccharide biosynthesis protein gives rise to the protein MQKPTPTLARRYGFKLLANMASVPVYLAMEAILPRALGPRMYGNYSFATNLFQQLSGFLDMGTSTCFYNALSRRRDETALAGFYLRVSLAVAVVSGLCALLMLWPPVGGLLMPGVPLWLAPLAALWAFLTWWGRVLRSMNDALGATIPSELARTVISLLAVALLGVLFWGDWLTIGSLFAQQYLMLGATALAFWLVSRRHWLERGVPLRLKPDRAQMRAYGREFFDYSHPLFVQALLSFSMLTAERWLLQWFDGSAQQGFFALSQKVSMACFLFVSAMTPLVMRELSIAWGEKDVSAMGRLLTRFAPLLYAVAAYFSCFTLAEGAALVDFFGGAEFAAALLPVQIMALYPLHQAYGQLAGSVFHATGRTRVLRNMAALECVYGFATAWFLLAPAHLGGLNLGATGLAVKTVAVQCVTVNVYLWLASRFIPFDFWRNAAHQLLCVAALLALAFGAREATSSLAALLGGTGGGPLDGIARFVLSGVVYTFLTGGLCLLAPGLLGLTRRELAELVVRFRLAVLRR